One genomic region from Candidatus Caldarchaeum subterraneum encodes:
- a CDS encoding phage head maturation protease — protein sequence MDAVRWITCIQVRPCLEKTLDDEVFAGYLEGVAATSDIDLEGDIFSEEVFKANAANLVGKPILLQHGRSQAIGEQAVGQIIDAKHIPGKGLWIKAGIYKAFGDVWRMVKNGFLRFLSIGGYVKRVRFHDKYREIEEAEITEVSLTHRAANPRAQIITVFSKSWPTAPKSIVSGNEAIAKPAAQELDTPYFRKYWSRLGSHRIKQEPLHR from the coding sequence TTGGATGCCGTGCGATGGATAACATGCATACAGGTTAGGCCCTGTCTCGAGAAGACTCTCGACGACGAGGTTTTCGCCGGCTATCTGGAAGGCGTCGCGGCAACCTCGGACATAGACCTTGAGGGGGACATCTTCTCGGAAGAGGTCTTCAAAGCAAACGCCGCCAACCTCGTCGGCAAACCCATCCTGCTGCAGCACGGCCGCAGCCAAGCCATCGGTGAACAAGCAGTCGGCCAAATCATCGACGCCAAACATATCCCGGGCAAAGGCCTCTGGATAAAGGCGGGAATCTACAAGGCTTTTGGAGACGTTTGGCGAATGGTGAAAAACGGTTTCCTAAGGTTTCTAAGCATAGGAGGCTACGTTAAACGCGTCAGGTTCCACGACAAATACCGCGAAATCGAGGAAGCCGAGATAACCGAAGTCTCCCTGACACACCGCGCCGCAAACCCTCGAGCACAGATAATCACAGTCTTCTCGAAAAGCTGGCCCACGGCGCCGAAATCCATCGTCTCGGGAAACGAGGCCATAGCCAAGCCGGCGGCACAGGAGCTTGACACACCCTATTTCCGAAAATACTGGAGCAGGCTCGGTTCTCACCGAATTAAGCAGGAGCCGCTGCATAGATGA
- a CDS encoding ABC transporter ATP-binding protein, producing the protein MGGVAVFRVPVVFADYGGKRGFGFAGLRTRVTRVFGGVVKRSRRVGEVASLMGLGLEDVVMPVFLEAVVEVEKGDVVYVTGESGGGKSLLLRHLAEEMSRLEEFAPVACSWKIMDNIPRRRPLIDCVGRDVKEAVEILSAAGLSDVYTWFRCFDELSDGQRMRFIFAKALDAGAKTVVLDEFCSALDRETAKATAYTMQKLARRRGITFIAATAVDDLGEDLNPSLLIVKHMGPHLVVKRLNPVPRPCSLLEKVVVEEGSVEDWRLLSFLHYRSHRVAAAVKIFRAVLNGRVVGVVVYAKPYLQAAGFAQFFSHDWYRRERMNHVLRIQRVVVHPSFRGIGVARKLLQESMPRLGVPFVEILSAMEKLIPFTRGIMTRWTVVEPNREKRALLEEFSQRFGIDVMKHGVVDVLLYAEKRGLLRGMRSWLIANRHRYGDTSLKQRDAAKLLRTLKSSCAAKVYGLWINPEKKFRKIVEEAMSAPRVL; encoded by the coding sequence TTGGGTGGTGTGGCTGTTTTCCGTGTCCCCGTTGTATTCGCCGACTATGGTGGGAAACGTGGCTTTGGTTTTGCGGGGTTAAGGACTCGGGTTACACGGGTTTTCGGCGGTGTTGTGAAGCGTTCAAGGCGTGTGGGCGAGGTTGCTTCGCTGATGGGGCTTGGACTCGAGGATGTCGTGATGCCTGTTTTTCTGGAGGCCGTGGTCGAGGTTGAGAAGGGTGACGTTGTATATGTCACGGGTGAGAGCGGCGGCGGAAAATCTCTACTGCTCCGTCACCTCGCCGAGGAGATGAGCCGTTTGGAGGAGTTCGCCCCCGTCGCATGCTCGTGGAAAATCATGGATAACATTCCACGACGGAGGCCCTTGATAGACTGTGTCGGAAGAGATGTGAAAGAGGCTGTGGAGATTTTGTCTGCGGCTGGTCTGAGCGATGTCTACACATGGTTTAGGTGTTTTGACGAGCTGAGCGACGGGCAGAGGATGAGGTTTATTTTCGCGAAGGCTCTTGACGCGGGTGCGAAGACTGTTGTTCTCGATGAGTTTTGTTCGGCGCTTGACAGGGAGACAGCCAAGGCCACGGCTTATACGATGCAGAAGCTCGCCCGCAGACGTGGCATAACATTCATCGCGGCGACGGCTGTCGATGATTTGGGCGAGGACCTTAACCCCAGTCTCCTCATCGTTAAACACATGGGCCCTCATCTAGTTGTGAAGCGTCTCAACCCTGTTCCACGGCCCTGCAGCCTACTCGAGAAAGTTGTTGTAGAGGAGGGGTCTGTGGAGGATTGGCGTCTCCTCTCTTTTCTCCACTATCGGAGTCACCGAGTAGCCGCGGCTGTGAAAATCTTCCGCGCCGTTTTGAACGGACGTGTCGTTGGCGTGGTGGTGTATGCGAAGCCATATCTACAGGCCGCGGGGTTTGCGCAGTTTTTCAGCCATGACTGGTATCGCCGCGAGAGGATGAATCATGTTCTCAGGATTCAGCGGGTTGTGGTGCATCCGAGCTTCAGGGGGATAGGTGTGGCCCGCAAGCTTCTCCAAGAATCTATGCCACGGCTCGGCGTCCCGTTTGTGGAGATACTCAGCGCGATGGAGAAATTGATACCGTTTACACGCGGTATCATGACTAGGTGGACGGTTGTCGAGCCAAACAGAGAGAAAAGGGCTCTGCTCGAGGAGTTTAGCCAGCGATTCGGCATAGATGTTATGAAGCACGGTGTGGTGGATGTTCTTCTCTACGCGGAGAAGAGAGGCCTTCTAAGGGGGATGAGAAGCTGGCTTATCGCCAACCGCCACAGATACGGAGATACGTCTCTCAAGCAGAGAGACGCGGCCAAGCTGCTTCGGACACTCAAGTCATCATGTGCAGCAAAAGTCTATGGACTGTGGATAAATCCTGAGAAAAAATTTAGAAAAATTGTGGAGGAGGCTATGTCTGCTCCGCGAGTTCTTTGA
- a CDS encoding 3-isopropylmalate/(R)-2-methylmalate dehydratase large subunit — MFWRGMGYTVFEKIWNSHALAEREDGQTLLYIDRHLTHEVTSPLAFEGLRAAGRRVRRPDLTFAVMDHNVPTGDRLEPVRDPMSAAQMQALSRNAREFGITLFDYFSPFQGIVHVIGPELGFTIPGITLVCGDSHTSTHGAFGALAFGIGTSEGEHVFATQTLWLKKPKQMNIRLMGKLGENVTAKDVILYIIRKLGTGGCIGHVVEFTGDYVRSIGVEERMTLTNMSIEGGARTAIIEPDEKVFNFLKDAPYSPKGREWDEAMEYWRTLKTDPGAKYDTVHEFDVSRIEPQVTWGTNPAMTVGVTENVPSPDDFDDPSDRKAVERALQYMGLKPGMKVSDIKVDTVFIGSCTNARLSDLIDVARLVKGRKKAEGVRVLVVPGSQLTKRRAERMGLHRIFMEAGFEWRNSGCSMCIAMNEDRLRPGERCLSTSNRNFENRQGVGGRTHLASPLVAAATALTGKITDPRQFPLQDL; from the coding sequence GTGTTTTGGAGAGGCATGGGCTACACGGTGTTTGAGAAGATTTGGAACAGCCATGCTCTCGCGGAGAGAGAGGATGGGCAGACGCTTCTCTACATAGACCGTCATCTGACACATGAGGTTACTTCGCCGCTTGCCTTCGAGGGGTTGAGGGCCGCGGGCCGTAGAGTGCGGAGGCCCGACCTGACTTTCGCGGTGATGGACCACAACGTTCCAACAGGCGATAGATTGGAGCCTGTGAGAGACCCTATGTCGGCGGCGCAGATGCAGGCGCTCAGCCGCAACGCACGAGAGTTCGGCATCACCTTGTTCGACTACTTTAGCCCGTTTCAGGGCATCGTCCACGTTATTGGGCCTGAGCTGGGCTTCACCATCCCTGGCATCACGCTTGTCTGCGGCGACAGCCACACATCCACCCATGGCGCATTCGGGGCCCTCGCCTTCGGAATCGGGACAAGCGAGGGGGAACATGTTTTTGCCACGCAGACGCTTTGGCTGAAGAAGCCGAAGCAGATGAACATTAGGCTGATGGGTAAACTCGGCGAAAACGTGACAGCGAAGGATGTTATCCTCTACATCATCAGGAAGCTCGGCACAGGGGGGTGCATAGGACACGTCGTCGAGTTCACAGGCGACTATGTCAGAAGCATCGGCGTCGAGGAGAGGATGACGTTGACCAACATGTCCATAGAGGGCGGGGCGCGGACAGCCATCATAGAACCCGATGAAAAAGTCTTCAACTTTCTCAAGGACGCGCCCTATAGCCCGAAGGGCCGTGAATGGGATGAGGCGATGGAGTATTGGCGGACGCTGAAAACAGACCCGGGCGCAAAATATGACACGGTCCATGAGTTTGACGTGTCCCGCATCGAGCCACAGGTCACGTGGGGCACCAACCCCGCCATGACAGTCGGAGTAACGGAGAACGTGCCGTCGCCCGATGACTTTGACGACCCATCCGATAGAAAAGCCGTTGAACGGGCTCTGCAGTATATGGGGCTAAAGCCTGGGATGAAGGTTTCGGACATCAAGGTGGACACGGTGTTCATCGGCTCATGCACCAACGCCAGGTTGAGCGACTTGATTGATGTGGCGAGGCTTGTGAAAGGTAGGAAGAAGGCCGAGGGTGTCAGGGTTCTTGTGGTGCCGGGTTCGCAGCTGACAAAGCGGAGAGCTGAAAGAATGGGGCTGCATAGGATATTCATGGAGGCAGGGTTTGAGTGGCGGAACAGCGGATGCAGCATGTGCATCGCCATGAACGAGGACAGGCTGAGGCCCGGCGAGAGATGTCTCTCGACAAGCAACCGCAACTTCGAGAACAGGCAAGGCGTCGGAGGACGGACGCATCTCGCAAGCCCTCTCGTCGCAGCGGCCACAGCTTTGACGGGAAAAATAACAGACCCGAGACAGTTTCCACTGCAGGACCTTTAA
- a CDS encoding oxidoreductase: MLQIGVGCSSDREPLPGAVEKARRFAARLGVYRDEVVLLTGGDGGLMRVVCEEFVRRGGITVGVIPYEDEFIDKTHPRYNPYNTIVFRSGQTYQARSIGLVRSSDSFVILGGGSGTIIEAHLAYIYRIPLIILTETGYPSDILAQMHPDGHLDHRKINAAHYINDPEAAADKAVALARQKTQKL, translated from the coding sequence ATGCTGCAGATTGGTGTGGGTTGTTCGAGTGACCGTGAGCCTTTGCCGGGTGCTGTTGAGAAGGCGCGGAGGTTTGCCGCGCGACTGGGTGTTTACAGGGATGAGGTTGTTTTGCTGACGGGTGGTGACGGCGGCTTGATGCGTGTGGTGTGTGAAGAGTTTGTGCGAAGAGGTGGGATAACGGTGGGCGTCATCCCATACGAGGACGAGTTCATCGACAAAACCCATCCACGATACAACCCCTACAACACCATCGTCTTCCGCAGCGGACAAACCTACCAGGCAAGAAGCATAGGCCTCGTCAGAAGCAGCGACAGCTTCGTCATCCTCGGCGGCGGCTCGGGAACAATCATCGAAGCACACCTCGCATACATCTACCGCATCCCACTCATCATCCTAACCGAGACAGGCTATCCATCAGACATCCTCGCACAGATGCATCCCGACGGACACCTCGACCACCGAAAAATCAACGCAGCCCACTACATCAACGACCCCGAAGCAGCCGCTGACAAAGCAGTCGCACTCGCACGCCAAAAAACACAAAAGCTTTAA
- a CDS encoding deoxyhypusine synthase: MQHEIQIDQLLRTPLQAVEVGEKTIAQLLDQMKLTGFQGRNLALAAETWAKAAQAKDTVIMLGYAGSLSTTGQWKIVKWLIEKRFVDVVVSTGANISEDLIAAMGYNYYIGTSYIDDDLLRRLRIYRFHDVFVKEEDYIKMEGMLADFMLTLDNMNPISSAEFLHLFGKWLDQRNIHGIVQAAYRAGVPVFSPAIEDSGYGVAYIINRHRKPGYRLVLDHFKDYEQLVRIRGRHRDSAAVFIGGGVPKDFIQLSAVAVDILEKGDALTTRPHRYAVQITTDNPHWGGLSGATLEEGKSWGKETSEGVGVQCFCDATIALPLIAHYLHEKVGERKHRPDLSWVFST; this comes from the coding sequence ATGCAGCACGAGATACAGATAGATCAACTGCTACGCACACCGCTCCAAGCAGTCGAGGTCGGCGAAAAAACCATCGCCCAGCTCCTCGACCAAATGAAGCTAACAGGGTTTCAGGGAAGAAACCTCGCTCTCGCAGCCGAAACATGGGCGAAAGCCGCACAAGCAAAGGACACAGTCATCATGCTTGGATATGCAGGCTCCCTCAGCACAACGGGTCAGTGGAAAATAGTCAAATGGCTCATCGAGAAAAGGTTCGTGGACGTTGTTGTGTCTACAGGGGCCAACATCTCGGAAGATCTCATAGCCGCCATGGGCTACAACTACTACATCGGCACATCATACATCGACGACGACCTCCTCCGCCGTCTCCGCATCTACAGGTTCCACGATGTCTTCGTCAAGGAAGAAGACTACATCAAGATGGAGGGAATGCTTGCCGACTTTATGCTGACACTCGACAACATGAACCCCATTTCCTCAGCCGAGTTCCTCCACCTCTTCGGCAAATGGCTAGACCAACGCAACATACACGGAATAGTCCAAGCCGCATACAGAGCAGGAGTGCCCGTCTTCAGCCCAGCCATCGAAGACAGCGGATACGGCGTCGCCTACATTATCAACAGACACCGCAAACCCGGCTACAGACTCGTCCTCGACCACTTCAAAGACTATGAACAACTCGTCCGCATACGAGGCAGGCACCGCGACAGCGCAGCAGTCTTCATCGGCGGAGGAGTTCCCAAAGACTTTATCCAGTTGTCAGCCGTCGCTGTCGACATTCTCGAGAAAGGAGACGCGCTTACGACGCGGCCTCATCGCTACGCCGTCCAGATAACCACCGACAACCCACACTGGGGCGGCTTATCAGGCGCAACACTTGAGGAGGGCAAGAGCTGGGGGAAGGAGACATCCGAGGGAGTAGGTGTCCAGTGCTTCTGCGACGCAACAATCGCACTACCTCTCATAGCCCACTACCTCCACGAAAAAGTCGGCGAAAGAAAACACAGGCCAGACCTCTCATGGGTCTTCTCTACCTGA
- a CDS encoding hydroxypyruvate reductase, with the protein MCGGCFLLRVVGLRGVGDVAAGLRSGLAAVEPGALIRRVVKRRGGCLQIGGKVVELRRFRDFVIVGGGKAAEGMAAEMLRLLDGLDVRGVVVVPRGYRLRRRLKPLEVLYGGHPLPDSMSEEAGRLILEMASSCSGDSLAFVLVSGGFSALAAVPAEGVSLQDKVEATSALLRAGASIDELNTVRKHLSAFKGGWLAKSLRCRAFSLILSDVVGDRVDVIGSGPTAPDPTTFRDALDVLRRRGVEVSENVWRRLRRGAEGIYPETPKQGDPCFRRVVNVVVGGCVDSVKAAALEMRRRGYSVVALTSGVVGEARTVANLFAAVARDVVRHGVPHAPPFALVAGGETTVTVRGRGRGGRNQELVLATLHLLRDVPRFVFASIGTDGVDGVTDAAGAVATPQTLRNAAKEGLDPLPFLEDNDSYTFFSRVGGLVLTGPTGTNVGDLMILAIR; encoded by the coding sequence ATGTGTGGTGGATGTTTTTTGTTGCGTGTGGTGGGGCTGCGTGGTGTGGGTGATGTTGCGGCAGGGTTGAGGAGCGGGTTGGCCGCTGTTGAGCCGGGTGCTTTGATTCGTCGAGTGGTGAAGCGGCGTGGTGGATGTCTGCAAATAGGGGGTAAGGTGGTTGAGCTGAGACGATTCCGCGACTTTGTCATAGTTGGCGGGGGGAAGGCTGCGGAGGGAATGGCCGCTGAGATGCTGCGGCTTCTCGACGGCTTAGACGTCAGAGGCGTGGTTGTTGTTCCACGTGGATACAGGCTGAGACGGCGTCTCAAACCTCTCGAGGTTCTATACGGAGGCCACCCGCTGCCAGACAGTATGAGCGAGGAGGCTGGGCGGCTGATACTCGAGATGGCTTCATCATGCAGCGGCGACTCGCTTGCTTTTGTTCTTGTCTCGGGTGGTTTTTCGGCGTTGGCCGCCGTGCCAGCTGAAGGTGTTTCGCTGCAGGACAAGGTTGAGGCAACCTCTGCGCTTCTGAGGGCCGGCGCCTCGATAGATGAGTTGAACACTGTGCGGAAGCATCTCTCAGCCTTCAAAGGTGGATGGCTTGCGAAAAGCCTCCGCTGCAGGGCCTTCTCCCTCATACTCTCCGATGTTGTCGGCGACCGTGTCGACGTGATTGGCTCGGGGCCCACTGCACCTGATCCCACAACCTTCCGGGACGCCCTCGATGTTTTGAGGAGGCGGGGTGTGGAGGTGTCTGAGAATGTTTGGCGACGGCTGCGTCGGGGTGCTGAGGGGATTTATCCTGAGACGCCTAAGCAGGGTGACCCGTGTTTTAGACGTGTTGTGAACGTGGTTGTCGGCGGCTGTGTCGACTCGGTGAAGGCCGCCGCTTTGGAGATGCGGCGAAGAGGTTACAGTGTTGTTGCGTTGACGAGCGGTGTTGTGGGGGAGGCGAGGACTGTGGCGAACCTTTTCGCCGCGGTGGCCCGTGATGTGGTGAGGCATGGTGTTCCCCATGCTCCGCCTTTTGCTCTGGTTGCAGGGGGTGAGACAACCGTGACAGTGCGAGGACGTGGTAGAGGAGGCCGCAACCAGGAGCTGGTTTTGGCCACCCTGCATCTCTTACGTGATGTTCCGAGGTTTGTTTTCGCATCGATTGGCACAGATGGGGTGGACGGCGTAACCGATGCCGCGGGAGCGGTCGCGACTCCTCAGACTCTCAGAAACGCGGCTAAGGAGGGGCTTGACCCTCTGCCGTTTCTCGAGGACAACGACTCCTACACGTTTTTCAGCAGGGTTGGTGGACTTGTTTTGACGGGGCCCACTGGCACAAACGTGGGCGATTTGATGATTCTCGCCATCAGGTAG
- a CDS encoding reverse gyrase — protein sequence MKSIYASLCPNCGGAITDEELIGNGVCSRCVSQDGRLKPGKYTKALELEERYREFADFFSRVVGSPPWSLQRTWIRRTFLGRSFSIVSPTGTGKTTFFIAMAIYQASKGKKSYIIVPTSLLAQQIHERALSMAAKHGEKAPKIAGYFSGMKKSEAEEMLQKIRDEEFNILVTTDRFLNTRFELLRGKKFSFIFVDDVDSFLKSARNIDKVLLLMGFDEEEIERQLSLVSRRSEKNEAGEHASREIAKPDSILLVAGATAKGRRTKRIQLFRRLLNFEPGGSIEFVRNISNMYLRPSKNMWEQVAELVKTHGGGCLIFVPQTAGVESAKELAKFLNSQGISAYAYERMDAKMLGRFELGEYDVLVGVASRRSPLARGIDLPERIRYVIFAGVPRRELNVSWREHRPSMLLSLLRNLYSILREKNESELVQVTGMLKKCVPTDREVLEIVREGLESSRQPEGFAGYVYSAVTRAHQLLKTYIGEEELRRVAENLDMRLRVDENGVSIILPDIDGYIQASGRSSRMYAGGITRGISILIVDDEKAFRGISRALETIYEETFQEYTLEQAREEFKQCDRDRQFLREIRTGSARLESLDILSSSLIVVESPTKARTLAYFFGKPARRVVDGLTVYESVGEGYVACLTACQGHLVDITTSQGFHGVWVHDGEFVPMYVDIRRCSKCGEQFTDSEVCPNCRSDKYFTKLSIIESLRKLALEFDRVFIATDPDTEGEKIGYDLYVSIWPFNKRIERLELHEITRKALRDAFKSPRSISLPLVEAQVVRRIEDRWVGFELSRRLWEFFGEKHLSAGRVQTPVLGWIIQRMEEAKKKRLVASMTFEDGSELMLDSIEDVDVVKRLYAEGVLNVEVADVKYVETVVPAVKPYTTDSLLRDASIFLRLSAAEAMDAAQTLFESGLITYHRTGSTYVSSTGLSVARNYLEENFPGLFVARHHGEPGAHECIRPTKPLSRKQLELYLQSGLIRVPMRIGDREFMLYDLVFRRFMASQMKDALVQRQICKLMILGKTYDIERIVDVIEPGFLHLYQVIKTVKALEPGVHRVLNLQIKSMQAVPFFREGDIIALMRERGIGRPSTYAQVLNLLYKRRYIFNDNGRVLATKLGKTIYGYLVSNFGSFVSEALTRRLEELMESIESGKVSYQEVLKELYRETLQISKTPARAA from the coding sequence TTGAAGTCGATCTATGCATCTCTCTGCCCAAACTGTGGAGGGGCAATAACCGATGAGGAGCTTATTGGTAACGGAGTTTGTAGCAGATGTGTTTCGCAGGATGGCAGGCTTAAGCCGGGAAAATATACAAAGGCTTTGGAGCTTGAGGAAAGATATAGAGAGTTTGCGGATTTTTTCAGCAGAGTCGTTGGCTCCCCTCCATGGTCTCTGCAGCGGACATGGATTAGAAGAACATTCCTTGGAAGAAGCTTCTCAATAGTTTCTCCGACGGGAACGGGGAAGACAACCTTCTTCATAGCGATGGCCATTTACCAAGCGTCCAAGGGGAAAAAATCCTACATAATCGTCCCCACAAGCCTCCTTGCACAACAAATCCATGAAAGAGCCTTATCGATGGCGGCCAAACATGGAGAAAAAGCACCAAAAATCGCTGGATACTTTTCCGGCATGAAAAAGAGCGAGGCGGAAGAGATGCTGCAGAAGATAAGGGATGAGGAGTTTAACATTCTGGTTACTACAGACCGTTTCCTCAACACACGTTTCGAGCTTCTGAGAGGAAAAAAGTTCTCCTTCATTTTTGTTGATGATGTAGACTCTTTCCTCAAGTCGGCGAGGAACATCGACAAGGTTCTTCTCTTAATGGGGTTTGATGAAGAAGAGATAGAGAGACAATTAAGCCTAGTCTCGCGTAGGTCTGAGAAGAATGAGGCAGGGGAGCATGCTTCTAGAGAAATTGCGAAGCCCGACTCTATATTGCTTGTAGCCGGAGCCACTGCGAAGGGCCGGAGAACCAAGAGAATCCAACTGTTCAGACGCCTTCTAAACTTTGAGCCCGGAGGCTCAATAGAGTTTGTCAGAAACATCTCCAACATGTATCTGCGTCCAAGCAAGAACATGTGGGAGCAGGTTGCTGAGCTGGTGAAGACACATGGCGGCGGATGTCTGATTTTTGTGCCGCAGACAGCGGGCGTCGAGTCCGCTAAAGAGCTGGCAAAATTTCTGAACAGCCAGGGTATTAGCGCATATGCTTACGAGAGGATGGATGCGAAGATGCTTGGTCGGTTTGAGTTGGGCGAGTATGATGTCTTGGTCGGTGTCGCTAGCAGGAGAAGCCCTCTAGCCAGAGGCATAGACTTACCGGAGCGGATAAGATACGTAATTTTCGCCGGTGTTCCCAGGCGTGAGCTTAACGTGTCTTGGCGAGAGCACAGGCCCTCTATGCTGCTCAGCCTCCTCAGAAACCTGTACTCGATACTTAGGGAGAAGAACGAGTCCGAACTAGTACAGGTCACCGGCATGTTGAAGAAATGTGTCCCCACCGATAGGGAGGTGTTGGAGATTGTCAGAGAGGGGCTTGAATCCTCTAGACAGCCCGAAGGATTTGCGGGATACGTCTACTCAGCTGTCACGAGAGCTCATCAACTTCTAAAAACATACATCGGTGAAGAGGAGCTGAGACGTGTCGCAGAGAACCTAGACATGAGATTACGTGTAGACGAGAACGGTGTCTCTATCATTCTTCCCGACATCGATGGATATATACAGGCGTCGGGCCGCTCGTCGAGGATGTATGCGGGAGGCATAACCCGTGGAATATCCATCCTCATAGTAGATGACGAGAAAGCTTTTAGAGGCATCTCGAGAGCCCTCGAAACCATTTATGAAGAAACGTTCCAAGAATACACCTTGGAGCAAGCCAGGGAGGAGTTTAAGCAATGTGATAGAGATAGACAGTTTCTGCGAGAGATTAGAACAGGGTCGGCTAGACTAGAGTCCTTAGATATTTTGAGCTCGTCGCTGATTGTTGTCGAGTCGCCTACGAAGGCCCGTACACTGGCCTATTTCTTCGGAAAACCTGCTAGACGAGTTGTTGATGGACTGACTGTTTACGAGTCGGTTGGCGAGGGATATGTCGCGTGTCTCACCGCTTGTCAGGGGCATTTGGTGGACATTACGACGAGCCAGGGGTTCCATGGTGTCTGGGTCCATGATGGAGAGTTTGTGCCGATGTATGTGGATATTAGGAGATGCTCTAAGTGTGGAGAGCAGTTTACGGACAGCGAAGTATGTCCCAACTGCCGCTCCGATAAATACTTTACCAAGCTATCCATAATCGAGTCTCTCCGTAAACTGGCGCTCGAGTTTGACCGTGTCTTTATTGCAACCGACCCTGATACGGAGGGTGAGAAGATTGGCTACGACCTCTATGTGAGTATTTGGCCGTTTAACAAGCGGATTGAGAGGCTTGAGCTTCATGAGATTACGAGGAAGGCTTTGCGGGATGCGTTCAAGTCTCCTCGCAGTATTTCGCTGCCGCTTGTCGAGGCACAGGTTGTGAGAAGGATTGAGGATAGGTGGGTTGGCTTTGAGCTGAGCAGACGTCTCTGGGAGTTTTTCGGAGAAAAACATCTCTCGGCAGGCCGTGTCCAAACCCCTGTCCTCGGCTGGATAATCCAAAGGATGGAAGAGGCTAAGAAGAAGAGACTAGTCGCAAGCATGACGTTTGAAGACGGCTCCGAGCTCATGCTAGACAGCATTGAGGATGTTGACGTTGTCAAGAGACTCTATGCCGAGGGCGTGTTGAATGTGGAGGTGGCTGATGTAAAGTATGTTGAGACGGTTGTACCTGCTGTCAAGCCCTATACGACCGATTCTCTCCTAAGGGATGCATCGATTTTTCTCAGGCTGAGTGCTGCGGAGGCGATGGATGCTGCCCAGACCCTCTTCGAGTCAGGTCTGATAACTTATCATAGAACGGGGTCGACGTATGTCTCGTCGACAGGGTTATCGGTGGCTCGAAATTATCTTGAAGAGAACTTTCCAGGGCTTTTTGTGGCGAGGCATCATGGCGAACCAGGTGCACATGAATGCATCAGGCCGACGAAACCGCTCTCGAGAAAGCAGCTCGAGCTTTATCTCCAGTCGGGTTTGATTAGAGTGCCGATGCGAATAGGTGATAGAGAGTTTATGCTCTACGACCTTGTGTTTAGACGTTTCATGGCTAGTCAGATGAAGGACGCGCTGGTGCAGAGACAGATATGCAAGTTGATGATTCTCGGGAAAACCTATGATATAGAGAGGATTGTAGATGTTATTGAGCCAGGGTTCCTCCACCTCTACCAAGTCATCAAGACGGTGAAGGCGCTTGAACCGGGTGTCCACAGGGTGCTGAACCTCCAGATCAAGAGCATGCAGGCGGTGCCGTTTTTCCGCGAAGGTGACATAATCGCCTTGATGAGGGAACGAGGCATAGGCAGGCCGAGCACCTACGCACAGGTCCTCAACCTCCTCTACAAGAGACGATACATTTTCAACGATAATGGAAGAGTTCTGGCGACAAAACTGGGTAAGACAATCTATGGATATCTCGTGTCGAATTTTGGCTCGTTTGTCTCCGAGGCGTTGACGAGGAGGCTGGAGGAGCTCATGGAGAGTATCGAGTCTGGTAAGGTCAGCTACCAAGAAGTTCTAAAAGAACTGTACAGAGAAACTTTACAAATCTCGAAAACACCTGCAAGAGCTGCATAA
- a CDS encoding serine protease: MSTALVKGLGNGFEKALSLVKFPEVADEFTGAGVKVVFIDSGCSPEHPLKDCVNLTETSRIDTESHGAYVHAVLASMLPDAEFYLVKVPDPLTDNLLITALSEASRLSPHVINLSITSEVPSDGTDPASTYVNHVARRSVVAVAAGNGGPKMMSIGSPAVAEKALTVGAVDTRGRLWKRSSRGPTLDGRWKTEIVAPTGYKPPKSSEEVWGTSFATPIAAAVAAHLNKRLNNPYTATRVMMLTAAPVNIVQAPATTLTGLRKAALIRKLVATWPRIYDPRNLAGMGLVDAAAAAALLKQLAQTFSTL, from the coding sequence TTGTCTACAGCGTTGGTGAAGGGGTTGGGAAACGGTTTCGAAAAGGCTCTGAGCTTGGTGAAGTTTCCTGAGGTGGCTGACGAGTTCACGGGAGCGGGTGTGAAGGTGGTTTTCATCGACAGCGGCTGCAGCCCAGAACATCCGCTCAAAGACTGTGTAAACCTCACCGAGACATCCCGCATCGACACCGAGTCACACGGCGCCTATGTCCACGCGGTTCTCGCATCCATGCTCCCCGACGCCGAGTTCTACCTCGTCAAGGTCCCCGACCCGCTCACCGACAACCTCCTGATAACAGCTCTCAGCGAAGCCAGCAGACTCAGCCCCCATGTCATCAACCTCTCGATAACAAGCGAGGTCCCCAGCGACGGCACAGACCCTGCGTCAACATACGTAAACCATGTGGCGCGGAGAAGTGTTGTAGCTGTTGCGGCGGGAAACGGTGGGCCGAAGATGATGAGCATAGGGTCTCCCGCGGTTGCTGAGAAAGCTTTGACTGTCGGGGCGGTGGATACGCGGGGAAGGCTGTGGAAACGCTCAAGCAGAGGCCCCACGCTCGACGGTCGATGGAAAACGGAAATAGTGGCGCCAACCGGCTACAAGCCACCCAAATCAAGTGAAGAGGTCTGGGGCACAAGCTTCGCAACACCCATAGCAGCCGCCGTCGCAGCCCATCTAAACAAAAGGCTCAACAACCCATACACAGCCACCCGAGTAATGATGCTGACAGCAGCGCCGGTAAACATCGTCCAAGCACCTGCGACAACGCTCACAGGCCTCCGCAAAGCAGCTTTGATAAGAAAACTCGTCGCCACATGGCCGCGAATATATGACCCCAGAAACTTGGCGGGGATGGGGCTGGTTGATGCAGCGGCCGCAGCTGCTCTTCTGAAGCAGCTCGCCCAAACCTTCTCAACCCTATAA